Below is a genomic region from Virgibacillus dokdonensis.
GTTTTGTTTCAAAGTGCATTATCACGCGCACGATCTGTTCTTAAAAGCTTCATTGAAGATTATTCAGGGACCATTGTGTGCGATGGTTATTCTGCCTATGACAAAATCGAAGGGGTGACCTTCGCAAATTGTTGGGCACATGTTCGCCGCTATTGGCTAAAAGCAGACAGTAAAAATGGGCGAATTGGTGTAACATATTGTGATGATTTATACCAATTGGAGAGGCAGTTTAAGCACTTATCACCGAGTGAACGGAGAAAAAGGCGGAACAAATTCTCAAGACCCATTGTAGATAAGTTTCTGGACTGGGTTGATAAATCACCATTCTATGGGAAAAGCGCACTCGCCAAAGCTGCCGATTACACGCTAAACAGGATAAATGGACTAAAAGCATTTTTGAAAGATGGTCGTATTGAAATGGATAATAATCCAGCGGAAAACGCCATCCGTCCAAGTGTAATCGGGCGAAAAAATTGGCTTTTTTCCGTGAGCGAGGCTGGCGCCAAAGCCAATGCGATCTGTTTAAGTATCGCAGAAACGGCTAAGGTAAATGGTATAGATTTCTATCGCTATCTGGTGAAATTACTAACGGATTTGCCAAATTTACATATACATAGAAATCCAGAGGTTTTAAATGAATATATGCCTTGGTCAAAAATGATTCAAGCCGAATGTAGTAAATAACCGTAAATTTGATTTAAAAAATCAAGATTATACGGTTATTTGTCATGCGTACCAAAAAGGTGCGCATTTTTTATTTCGGGCTTACTTTGCTAAGGTCGCAGAGGGAAATATACTCGCTTTCCGCGGAATGATTATATCGCAGGCATCAACAATAAGATAAAGGTTTTATTATTTAGATGAATACATGACGATTGTATATTCGGGCGACTCGCTTTGTCACTATAGAGAACAGAAAAGCGTTCTTCATTAATTTGCGAGAAGATAAAACGATAGAAGTCACCCGCCCAGCTTTTTTGTAACATGTCCATTACATAGCCTGGAAAGGATTGATCCTGATCAAATAGTGTTTTTTGTACGTCCTTTTACCGTGCTTAAACATGAGCCAAAACCTCCAACATCAAAGTGCTATTTCAATTACAACGATTTTTTTTCATCTATTTAGGTGTTTTTTGACCTTTTGGGTGAGAACGTTAGAGTAAAATGTTTATGGGAGAACATACACCCCCGTCATAGGTGTTGAAGTCGGAAGAGTTCAACACCTATGACGGGGACAGCAAGCGAAGCGCGGTAGTTCTACTGTCGTTTTAGATGAAAAAAAGGACCTTCTTTTGTATAGTTAAGTTTACGACAATACCAACTATAGAAGGAGGCCCTCCATTGAAAGATACCATATCTACAATCACAATGAAAGAGTTAGAACAAATTACATACCGTGCATTACAGGAAAGTTTTTCAGAGGTGATGTCACAAACGCTTCAGGAATTAGATGAAACCATTGCAACAACGAGGGATAAGAAAAGGTTTTATTTAAAGGATAAGAGAACGTTAAAATTTGAATCTGTTTTCGGGCAGGTCGAGTTGAAAAGGAATTATTATCAAGATAGAGAAACGGGGAACTATGTATTTTTATTGGATCAATATTTAGCATTTGACGGCACCAAGGGGATGAGTCCGGTGGTGCAGGATTTGGTGATTGAATTGGCTGTTACAGGTGTTTCTTACCGTCAGGCCAGTCGGGCAATGGAAAACCTTTTAGGCTACCCTGTAATTAGTCATGAAGGCATACGCCAGCAGTTGTTGAATGCGGAGGTTGTGCCAGAGAAGTCTGTCCCGCTTGAGCAGGATGTCGTGTTCTTGGAAGTGGACGGGCTTTATACGAAAAGTCAAGAAAAAAATAAAAGGCAGGGAAATTAAAATTGCCAGTGTACATCAGGGCTGGGAAATGAATGGCAAGCGGGCAAAACTGATAGAAAAAAGACATTTTATTCATGAAGGAAAGCTGCCGTTCTGGGAAGAGTTTGAGCAATATTTAATGGCTACATAAGAGTATGATCCGACCAAACACCATCTCGTTATAAACGGGGACGGGGCAAAGTGGATCACATCCTGCCGCGACTATTTCCGAGGCAATGCCACCTTTGTCATTGACCGCTTTCATGTTGCCCGTGATGTACAACGGTTATTTAGGAAACATCCGAGATATCGAGCCATTCGAAAAAAAATGGCAAACTATGACTGGGAAGACTTTATGGTGGAGTTGAATAGTGCAGTTGGTACGCTTGAAAATGATAAGAGGGAAGAACGGTTGGAAGAGTTAATAGCCCAGTTTTCTCAATATCCGGAAGCACTTGGAGACTACTGTGAGAAGCTGAGAAGCAAAGGTATAGACACCACAGGATTTCGCACCACGAGAAGTGCAGAAGGAACGGTGAGCGTGTTCGCCAGACGCCTTAAAAATGGGCGCAACTGGTGCGAAAACGGACTTGATAAATTTATCGACATTATGGTTGCCCTAAAAGATAATCTTGAGATTAAGAAATTACAGGGTATGCTTGAACCGACAATGGAAATAGCAGAAAAAAGCAAGAAAGAGAAGCCACCTAAACACTTTGTAGAGAAGTTGAAGGACAGCGCTGCAGAAGCAACCCGGAACAACCTGGGTTATTAGGGGCTCTTGGGAAACCAGTTACGGCTGCTTTAAAAGGGTTGCGAGGCATTTAAAAAAAAGCAAAAAAGCTTTAAAGAATAAAGGAAGGAAGAACTGAAATCGCTACCAAAAACTGAATCTAAAACCATGCAAAATAAGGGACTTTAAAAAATCTCTCACAAGTACTTGACTCAATCGGTGAGAATCTTACAATTTCATCTATCAAAGTTTTGTTATATAATAAACTTTAAGTTTAATGTTAAGAATTTGTAAACGCAACGTAAATGTTTTATAGTATAATATAATTAACATCACTCGGTTATTTGGAGGTTTAAGAAAATGAAAAAGGTAATTACTTATGGTACATTCGATTTGCTACACATGGGTCATATAAATTTACTACGTCGAGCTAAAGAATATGGAGACTATCTAATAGTGGCAATTTCAGCAGATGAGTTTAATGCTCTGAAGGGAAAAAAAGCGTATTACACATTTGAACAAAGAAAGGCCATTTTAGAGGCTATTAAATACGTAGATGAAGTTATACCTGAGTATACGTGGGAACAAAAGATAGAAGATGTTAAAAAACACAACATTGATGTTTTCCTAATGGGAGATGACTGGGAAGGTAAGTTTGACTTTTTAAAGGATTATTGTGAGGTCATTTATTTACCGAGAACAGTTGGTATTTCTACGACAAAGATTAAGACAGACTTAAATATGGCAAATAATGGGTAAAGAAATTGCAATAAGTTTATACCTTTTTGTTTTTCGTATACTTTTTAATTTCTTTAAACAATTTCCATTAAAAACAAAAACTGTTTGTGTAGCAACATTTGGAGATAATATCTTTTATACTACACAATCAATATCTGACATATCCAATGAAAAAATGGTCATTTTAAAAAGTGGTTCGTGTAAACATCCCTTTTATCATTCAAAAGCAACCATTATTTCATTTAGTTTAAAGCGTCCAATTGCTTATATACAATCAATCTATCATCTTGCTACCGCTAAAACGATTATAGTAGATAACTATTATGGATTTTTGGCAGCTACTGCATTCAAAGAAGAAGTCACGTGCGTTCAAGTATGGCATGCTGCTGGTGCTATTAAAAAATTCGGCTTAAAGGACCCTACTAATAAATATAGAGCTAAAAAAGCAAACAAACGTTTTCAAAAAGTTTATAATAGTTTTGATTATACTGTTGTTGGTTCAGAGCGAATGGCAGAAACATTTAAAGAAAGTTTCGGACTTACGGACGATCGAATTCTTCGTACAGGTATACCTAGATCTGATGTTTTATTTGACGATTCAACAAGAGATCGTATTTACAATCAATTAACAGAAAAACATCCACTGATAAATAATAGAAAAATAATTCTATATGCACCAACTTTCAGAAGCAACCAACTAAATGACTATCAAATACAATTGGACTTGGAAAAGCTGTATCAAGAAATATCAGATGATTACGTACTGTTGATTAAACCGCATCCTGCTGTTACTTTTGAAATTAGTGAAGCATTTCAAGACTTTGTGTATAATGTATCGGAGTTCTACGATACAAATCAACTGCTATTAATAACGGATATATTGATTACAGATTATTCATCTATTCCATTTGAATTTGCCTTACTTGAAAAGCCAATGATATTCTTCGCATATGATTTAGAAGAATATCGAATTACAAGTGGATTAATTGATAATTACGAAGACCAAATGCCTGGCCCTATAGCAGATTCAACCGAAGCTGTTATTCTTGCAATTAAGGAAGACAATTTTAACTATGAACAAATTAAAGAATTTGCAAAACAATGGAATGAATATTCAAACGGAACAGCTAGTTTGAATTTAGCAAAGTATTTAACCAATACAGAATTAAAAGAAAGAGAAAAAGCTATTATTTAGCATCCCATATTTATCATTAGGGATGTTTTTTTATTGCTCAACTATCTTGTTATTAGAATACCATATTATATACCTCACTACTGTTAAGTTTTCGTAAAGATTATTAATTATCTGTAAATAATAATGAAATTTAAGCTTAAATATACTAGTATTATGTTGTTATATAAATAGAATAACTACGTTTGGTAGAATAAAGGAGCTTTTAAAAAACAGATAAAAATATATCCTTATACTATTTTGTTGCAATCTTGTTATAAATCTCATACTTCCTTAGTATAATTATATTCTTGTGCTCTTTAAACCAAAAAAACAACGTAAATATCTAGAATTGACTTACCACTTTAATAATGCAAGTCAAAGTTTAGGACAAAATTTAACCAATAATACTTGGTCGTAATGGTGATCGTTTAAAAAATAATTAAAAGTGTAATTGCTAAAAATACTTATGGATGTATCCTTTTTAACAAGCAAAACCGCCACAGAAAAAATTTTCACTGTTATTAAAGTAAAAAAGACAATGATATCCTATACTATATAAAAGAGAATTGATTCAAAATGAAAACTAAATTAAAATTTATTTTAAATCTAGGTATGAGTGAATGAATCGTACATACATAAGCAATATATCTAATTGTACATATCTCACCTCGTTTAAAGGAGTTTGTGACCGTCATGAAGTACGTTAAAATAATGGGAATCCCCTTCCTTCATACAGACCAACAATCTTTTGTAGATTTGTTAGATCAGAGGATTGCGCAAAGTAAAAGAACATTTGTTATTACAGCAAATCCCGAGGTTGTGATGAAGGCAAAAAAAGATAAAGATATTTGGCAATATATGCACAGTGCTACGTATGTGGTAGCTGATGGAATTGGGATTGTAAAAGCAGCAGCTTTATTAAATCAACCTTTACCAGAACGTGTTACAGGCTTTGATACAATGATTCATTTATTAAAGCTAGCTAACCAAAAACAATATCGAATATTTTTACTTGGTGCCCAAAAGGATACTTTGCTAAAAACAGCAAGTGCCATTGAATCTCAGTACCCTGACTTAGAGATCGTTGGTATGCAAGATGGATATTTCGATTGGAAATCTAATCAGGTAGCTGAATCAATTGCAGATTTGAAACCAGATATTACGTTTGTTGCGTTAGGTTGTCCACGTCAAGAAACCTGGATAGCCAACAACTTATATAAATTTAACGAAGGAATATTTATTGGGGTTGGAGGATCTTTCGACGTTATAGCAGGTACAGTTAAACGTGCTCCACGTATTTTTCAAAGATTAAATGTAGAATGGCTTTATCGACTGCTAAAGCAGCCAAGCAGGTGGAAAAGGATGCTTGCATTACCACAGTTCGTTATTTGTATTTTGAAGCAAAAAATAATGGGGAAAAACTCGTGAGCCGCTCTACTTTTGTAAAAAGCACAGTTTTAATAACAGCTGCTACATTAATATCTAAAATATTGGGAAGTATATTTCGTATCCCTTTACAAAATATAGCAGGTGATCGTGTATTAGGAATTTTCAGTCTTGTTTATCCAATATACATGGTGGCTTTAATATTATCCGTAGCAGGCATTCCTATTGCTATTTCAAAACTAATTGCAGACGCTCGTGCCCAAAACCAATTAAATCAAGTCAAAGAAATTTACATAACAGCAAGTATTCTTGCTTTTCTGTTCGGCCTAAGTAGCTTTCTAGTTATTTACATCTTTTCCACAAACATCGCAGAAATATTAGGCGGACAATCCACAAGATTTGCTTTAATTATAGTAGCCCTTACATTACTAGTCGCACCATACATGGCGGTCTATAGGGGGTATTTTCAAGGCTTTGAAGATATGAAGCCTACTGCTGTGTCACAGGTAATAGAACAATTTATTCGAGTTGGATTAATTTTGTTTATCGCTTATTTATTGGTCGAACGAGAACTTGCAGATAATGTAGTTGCTGGTGGGATAATGATTGGCTCAGTAGTAGGTGCCTTTATCTCTCTTGTTTATTTACGAGTAAAATACGTTCGGTCCTCTTTTAAGCAAGCAACATCTCGAAAATTTACGTTTCATCGCTTTACTTCATGGAGTAAGCATATTTTAAAGTTATCTATACCAATTGCTATTGGGGCTATTACCATGGCTTTGCTTAATTTTATTGACTCTATTACGATTCCATATGGTTTAAGAGTTATTGAAGCTTCTGAATCACATATTAATTATCTCTATGGTATATACGGTAGAGGGCTTTCCGTTGTACAAATCGCAACTGTCTTCGCCACATCGATTATTTTGCCATTGATACCACTAATTACAACTAAATTAGCTAAAGGAAATACTGTGCAAGTTCGAAATTTAATTGAAAAAACATATCGACTCACACATCTCCTTTCTTGGCCTGCAGCAGCAGGCTTGCTTGCGCTAACTTTACCAATCAATTTAGCTTTATTTACAGACTTGGAAGGAAATTGGGTATTAGCTATTATTGGAGTTAGTTCTGTCTTTACTTCATTAACTGTTTTAAGCACCGGTATTTTACAAGGGTTAAACCTCGCTAAACAAGCTGCCCTATTTGTGATATTAGGCGTATTAATTAAAGCTATAGCAAATATCTATTTCATTCACCTTCTAGGACTAGTCGGTGCAGCACTGTCAACATTAGCAGTATATATTATTTTATTTATTATTAACACTTGGTATATATATAATCATCAGCCATTTAAGGTGATGAAAAGAATGATTTTTAAAATACAAGTAGCTTCACTGTTTATGGCAGTCGTTATTGGATTACCGACATTATATATTTCCATAGCTGACTGGACACGTCCTCAAGCCTTCATGTATTTAACTATCGCTATCATAATTGGATCAACTATTTATGTTACGTTATTACTCTTCATGAAAGTAATCAATATGAACGAGGTCGTGCAGTATATTCCAGGCATACAAAAGAAAGGAAGAGCTGACAGATGATGAAACCGAAATGGCTTTGGCTTGCTTTGCTACTATTATTAGTAATCACCATCCCGGGACTTACTGATCGATGGCAAAAAGAAAAAACGAATAATACTTACGAAATTGCTGTTCCTTATAATGAAATTGAAAAATTGGCTGCTGAAACAGAAGATTTGAATATAGAGGATATATTAAGCAGGTTAGAAGAAGCTGGATTGAATACAGTCAGTATAGCGCCCATATCTTTAAATTGGATGGAAGACCAAAACCTTATTTCCATATATAACGATAAGGAAATAAAAAAGGCTCTTTTATTTAATGATAAAAACCGTGAAATGAATGATCTCCAAAAAGGGTACTATATTACTCAACCTAAAAAAGCAAATTTTAAACAGATTATCGAACAAAATCTAAATCCAGAAACCATTGCCATTAAAGATCAAACATTTTACTTCATTAAAGAAAAACCGGGTTTACTATCGTCCAACTTTGCCTATAATGAAGAAATGATTGAACAAGCAAAAGCAAGCGGTTTGAATTTTATTCTCCGTGCAGGAAATGAAGATCAGCTGGTGAATGGAAATATAATGGAACAACTTAATGAAATGAAAGAATTAGACACAAGTAATATACTGTTTTCTGGTAATGAAATTATTGGCTACCCCAATATGGAAAAAGTTGAAAAATGGACAAATTCACTCTCCAATAATGGTTATCAATTTTATTTTATAGAATTTAACCTCCAAAAAGGATTACAGACAGTTGCTCGTAATACAGATTATAACATAATTAGACTACACAGTTTGGATTTAGACAATAAGAGTTTGCCTGAAAATGTGGATCAAGCAGTTAGAGCTGTGAAAGAACGTAACATACGTTCAATTTTCTTCCATATACAAACTGGTACACCTGAAGATCGTCTAAAGAACGCAACCACATTTATTGAAGGAGTACATGATAAATTAGCAGGCCAGTATACTCAAGGAATACCTGCTCCGTTTGCGAAAATAAACACCCCTATTTGGATACAGATGGCTTTATTTGCTGCAGGTATTCTATTTACAGGATTGTCTTCTACTTTGTTAAGGAGGAAGAAGTGGGTCTTTATTTCCACCACGCTTATGACTGTTTTAGCAATTGCTTACTTATTGACTCAAAAACTATTTTTATTACAAGGCTTTGCGTTAATCATTGCTATTTTAGCTCCCACTTACGCTGTATTAAGCACAATGAGAAATACAAATAGTATGAAGGACATTACCGTTCAATATATGAAAGCAATCGGGATTACTTTTATTGGAATATGGATGATTGTCGGCTTGCTAAATGGAAATTCATTTATCACTGGGTTTGAAGTATTTCGAGGAGTAAAACTTGTTTATGCTATTCCAATTATATTCGTCTTTCTATTTCTATTGTGGAGAGAAGCTTTAAAATTACAACATATTTCTGTGAAATACTGGCATATGATTATTATTCTTGTCATTGGATCAGTAGGGTTTTATTACATGACACGAACGGGTAATAATGCATCTGTAAGTGAAATAGAGCTAGCTATTCGTAGCGGATTAGAGCAATTACTATATGTAAGACCTAGAACGAAAGAGTTTCTCATAGGTTTTCCAGCTTACTTATTAGCAATTTATGTGTGGGGTAATCATCAACTCATAGGTAAATTATTGCTTATTCCAGGAACCATTGGTTTTTTGTCAATGATGAATACATTTACTCACCTTCATATACCTTTGCATATTTCATTGTTACGAACGGGATACAGTATAGTAATTGGATACCTTATCGGTTTGTTATGTATTTATATATACAAAATTTGCGCTCCAATGGTCTTTAAATACATTGCCATTAGAAGGGAGCCGCAATAATGCATATTGTACTATCTGGCTATTATGGTTTTGACAATGTCGGTGATGAAGCCATATTATTTGCTATAATCGAGCAACTTCGCATGGTTGATCCACAAGTAGAGATTACTGTACTATCTAATAATCCTGAGAAAACAAAAAACACATATCATGTGAATGCTGTACATCGTAAGAAAATCTCGCAAATTATTAGAGCATTAAAGGATGCAGATGGGTTAATTAGTGGTGGAGGAAGTCTGTTACAAGACAAAACGGGCAGATTTACTATTCCATATTATACGGGAATAATAAAATTAGCTAAGTTATTTCGAAAACCTGTATTTATTTACGCTCAAGGCATGGGACCAATTCACCGACGTTTAAACAAATGGATTGTTAAACACACTTTAAATAATGTTGAAAAAATAACGATACGAGATAAGGCTTCTCAACAATTATTAGCAGAAATTGGTATTAGGCAAGACAGCTCCATTGTTCCAGATCCAGTAATAGGATTAGACCCCTTTGCTTATACCAGTCAATGGAGGGAGTTTAAGAATTTTGAGCAAAAGTTCGTAACCGTGAGTGTAAGAGACTGGCCAACTACTCAACCGTTTACAAAAGAAATAGCATTATGTTTAGATCGACTTGTTCAGGATGGTTACGATGTTGTTTTCATTCCCATGCATGGTGAACAAGATGAGGAAACATCCAAAGAAACAGCAAGACGAATGAAGGAAAAAAGTTATATTTCACCTGCTGACGACTCGTTGCAATCAAAGATAGCTCTTATAGGAAAAGCTAACCTTCTTATCGGGATGCGTCTTCACTCACTGATATTCTCAGCAATTAATTATACACCATTTATTGCTATTTCTTATGATCCAAAAATAGATGCTTTTGCTTCCCTTGTTGATCAGCCTTTAGCTGGCCATGTAGAACATAGTGACTGGAATAATCAAGTTTTATATCAATTAGCCATTGACTCTCTCACTAACGAAGATCGTATTAGAGTGCATTTAAAAGAAAAATTAGCCATTCATAAGCGCAGTGCTCAGCGCACACCAGAGCTTGCCTTAAGTGCCTTCCATAAACAAATTAAATGCGAACAAAGCTACTAAGCTTTGTTCGCATTTAATTTGCTTTTTTGTCGTCTAGGAAATTATAAAATTTAGCAGCTGTGGGTAAACTTACTAAGTTATTTAGCCACGTCCGGCTCCAGCGCCCAACAACTAGGCGACTTCACGAAATCGCCCTACGATAAGTCATCATCGGTTCGTCTAAATAGGAAGGCCGACTAAAGACGGGCTTGCCGGAGGGCGCCGGCATACTCCTGTTGCAGGAGCATGATTCCTAAAACTTCAGTTGATTTTCGTTCCACTAGCTACGTTGCTAACCGGTCGCTTGCGCCTTTGTTCTTTCTTGACAATCTCTACCACCTTCGTTGTAACAGCTATAACTGCATAGCCATTTAATACACACATAATTGGTATAATAAAGAATCCGTAACGGGGTATGGTTAAGAACAAATTAGATAATCCAATATACATAATTAAAACCGCTGCTACTGCAACTGCTTCTCGTTTACGTGAAAACAAGCTAATAATTGTTGTAACTATTGCAATGCTTACTAAGTAATTATGCATTGTCTTTACAGTTCCTGCAAAGCTATACGAATGATAATAATAAATGGCGTCAGGGAGTTTGAATAACTCATATGTTTTACCAACCGTAAACCACGAAAGCCATAAACCAAAATTATTTTCAAAACCATCTTTTATTTTCATAATAGCATATTCTTTACTATCCATTCCTAATTCCTTTTGTTCTTTGAAATAATCCGAGAAATCATATATATTAAATGGGTTACTTCCGGCAAACCAGCTATTACCCGAATGAGTTGATAAAAGAATAAACTCATCAAATAATAAAAAGTTTCTAATCACCCATGGAGCGATAATCACCGCTGCCCCAGCTGCCCAAATACTACTAATTAAAACCCACGTTTTAAGTCGCTTACGATGCTTTATAAACATAATGATAAACCCAATTAAAACTAATGGGGCAATAACAGGTCGAATGAGTACACCATAGCAAAATACAACAGCAAATAAAAAGTGAATGAACTTTTTATTTTTCTCCATTGCTAGTAAGAATAAATAAATGGACAAGCAAAAAAAGAAGATACCTGGAATTTCAGTTAGTGCTGTCCTAAAATAATGAAGCGGTGTGAAATATGTTGCGTAAAATAAAGCAGCAACAAGGCCTACCCACTTATTTTTAAAGGCCTTGGTACCAATTAAGTATATTAGGGCAATGGTTGCTATGCTTAATAACATATTAAATATTTTAACCATTGTCATTTGATCCATGTTAACTACATTGGCAATTTGAAAAACTACTACTAGTATCAATGGATGACCAGGTGTCACGAA
It encodes:
- a CDS encoding UPF0236 family transposase-like protein, producing MKDTISTITMKELEQITYRALQESFSEVMSQTLQELDETIATTRDKKRFYLKDKRTLKFESVFGQVELKRNYYQDRETGNYVFLLDQYLAFDGTKGMSPVVQDLVIELAVTGVSYRQASRAMENLLGYPVISHEGIRQQLLNAEVVPEKSVPLEQDVVFLEVDGLYTKSQEKNKRQGN
- the tagD gene encoding glycerol-3-phosphate cytidylyltransferase; translation: MKKVITYGTFDLLHMGHINLLRRAKEYGDYLIVAISADEFNALKGKKAYYTFEQRKAILEAIKYVDEVIPEYTWEQKIEDVKKHNIDVFLMGDDWEGKFDFLKDYCEVIYLPRTVGISTTKIKTDLNMANNG
- a CDS encoding CDP-glycerol glycerophosphotransferase family protein; translated protein: MGKEIAISLYLFVFRILFNFFKQFPLKTKTVCVATFGDNIFYTTQSISDISNEKMVILKSGSCKHPFYHSKATIISFSLKRPIAYIQSIYHLATAKTIIVDNYYGFLAATAFKEEVTCVQVWHAAGAIKKFGLKDPTNKYRAKKANKRFQKVYNSFDYTVVGSERMAETFKESFGLTDDRILRTGIPRSDVLFDDSTRDRIYNQLTEKHPLINNRKIILYAPTFRSNQLNDYQIQLDLEKLYQEISDDYVLLIKPHPAVTFEISEAFQDFVYNVSEFYDTNQLLLITDILITDYSSIPFEFALLEKPMIFFAYDLEEYRITSGLIDNYEDQMPGPIADSTEAVILAIKEDNFNYEQIKEFAKQWNEYSNGTASLNLAKYLTNTELKEREKAII
- a CDS encoding WecB/TagA/CpsF family glycosyltransferase, which codes for MKYVKIMGIPFLHTDQQSFVDLLDQRIAQSKRTFVITANPEVVMKAKKDKDIWQYMHSATYVVADGIGIVKAAALLNQPLPERVTGFDTMIHLLKLANQKQYRIFLLGAQKDTLLKTASAIESQYPDLEIVGMQDGYFDWKSNQVAESIADLKPDITFVALGCPRQETWIANNLYKFNEGIFIGVGGSFDVIAGTVKRAPRIFQRLNVEWLYRLLKQPSRWKRMLALPQFVICILKQKIMGKNS
- a CDS encoding polysaccharide biosynthesis protein, giving the protein MSRSTFVKSTVLITAATLISKILGSIFRIPLQNIAGDRVLGIFSLVYPIYMVALILSVAGIPIAISKLIADARAQNQLNQVKEIYITASILAFLFGLSSFLVIYIFSTNIAEILGGQSTRFALIIVALTLLVAPYMAVYRGYFQGFEDMKPTAVSQVIEQFIRVGLILFIAYLLVERELADNVVAGGIMIGSVVGAFISLVYLRVKYVRSSFKQATSRKFTFHRFTSWSKHILKLSIPIAIGAITMALLNFIDSITIPYGLRVIEASESHINYLYGIYGRGLSVVQIATVFATSIILPLIPLITTKLAKGNTVQVRNLIEKTYRLTHLLSWPAAAGLLALTLPINLALFTDLEGNWVLAIIGVSSVFTSLTVLSTGILQGLNLAKQAALFVILGVLIKAIANIYFIHLLGLVGAALSTLAVYIILFIINTWYIYNHQPFKVMKRMIFKIQVASLFMAVVIGLPTLYISIADWTRPQAFMYLTIAIIIGSTIYVTLLLFMKVINMNEVVQYIPGIQKKGRADR
- a CDS encoding DUF5693 family protein, whose product is MMKPKWLWLALLLLLVITIPGLTDRWQKEKTNNTYEIAVPYNEIEKLAAETEDLNIEDILSRLEEAGLNTVSIAPISLNWMEDQNLISIYNDKEIKKALLFNDKNREMNDLQKGYYITQPKKANFKQIIEQNLNPETIAIKDQTFYFIKEKPGLLSSNFAYNEEMIEQAKASGLNFILRAGNEDQLVNGNIMEQLNEMKELDTSNILFSGNEIIGYPNMEKVEKWTNSLSNNGYQFYFIEFNLQKGLQTVARNTDYNIIRLHSLDLDNKSLPENVDQAVRAVKERNIRSIFFHIQTGTPEDRLKNATTFIEGVHDKLAGQYTQGIPAPFAKINTPIWIQMALFAAGILFTGLSSTLLRRKKWVFISTTLMTVLAIAYLLTQKLFLLQGFALIIAILAPTYAVLSTMRNTNSMKDITVQYMKAIGITFIGIWMIVGLLNGNSFITGFEVFRGVKLVYAIPIIFVFLFLLWREALKLQHISVKYWHMIIILVIGSVGFYYMTRTGNNASVSEIELAIRSGLEQLLYVRPRTKEFLIGFPAYLLAIYVWGNHQLIGKLLLIPGTIGFLSMMNTFTHLHIPLHISLLRTGYSIVIGYLIGLLCIYIYKICAPMVFKYIAIRREPQ
- the csaB gene encoding polysaccharide pyruvyl transferase CsaB, which produces MHIVLSGYYGFDNVGDEAILFAIIEQLRMVDPQVEITVLSNNPEKTKNTYHVNAVHRKKISQIIRALKDADGLISGGGSLLQDKTGRFTIPYYTGIIKLAKLFRKPVFIYAQGMGPIHRRLNKWIVKHTLNNVEKITIRDKASQQLLAEIGIRQDSSIVPDPVIGLDPFAYTSQWREFKNFEQKFVTVSVRDWPTTQPFTKEIALCLDRLVQDGYDVVFIPMHGEQDEETSKETARRMKEKSYISPADDSLQSKIALIGKANLLIGMRLHSLIFSAINYTPFIAISYDPKIDAFASLVDQPLAGHVEHSDWNNQVLYQLAIDSLTNEDRIRVHLKEKLAIHKRSAQRTPELALSAFHKQIKCEQSY
- a CDS encoding ArnT family glycosyltransferase, with protein sequence MEHMTMSQKLSNHLPIYLLGIILIFSLILHIIFFVEHPGTNFIQPTDQEIQEQLNNGKISERVAMLREHTWKYGSRDAYLYSEMANQIINDGIYGYNTDKQSNAFVTPGHPLILVVVFQIANVVNMDQMTMVKIFNMLLSIATIALIYLIGTKAFKNKWVGLVAALFYATYFTPLHYFRTALTEIPGIFFFCLSIYLFLLAMEKNKKFIHFLFAVVFCYGVLIRPVIAPLVLIGFIIMFIKHRKRLKTWVLISSIWAAGAAVIIAPWVIRNFLLFDEFILLSTHSGNSWFAGSNPFNIYDFSDYFKEQKELGMDSKEYAIMKIKDGFENNFGLWLSWFTVGKTYELFKLPDAIYYYHSYSFAGTVKTMHNYLVSIAIVTTIISLFSRKREAVAVAAVLIMYIGLSNLFLTIPRYGFFIIPIMCVLNGYAVIAVTTKVVEIVKKEQRRKRPVSNVASGTKIN